In the genome of Parafrankia discariae, one region contains:
- a CDS encoding glycoside hydrolase family 3 N-terminal domain-containing protein: protein MTYDATLTPEARADALLRTMTVEEKAQQVTGLMPIGLLGVDGLVQAQAERLLGTGIGHIAPLGMLSHRTPANLAKAVNEIQRFLVTRTRLGIPALFHVEALNGVVSPGLTTFPTAIGLAATWNPAGVAEMADVLRRQARAIGHPLVLSPVMDVARDARWGRVHETYGEDPYLVSAMSVAFVRGIQGDDPREGVIATGKHFLGYALTEAGQNMARTAVGARELYEVYTRPFEAAIRLAGLGAVMNSYSTVDGVPVGANREILTGLLRDRLGFTGTVVSDYETIRHLYKRLGVARDAEDAGRLALAAGLDVELPVADGYGPTLARAVHAGTVPVDQLDQAVWRVLRDKFALGLFDRPYSDEDPVVVNEVARQGVDLSYRLAQQSVTLLANDGTLPLSRDLRRIAVVGPHADGISFAFPPYTYPAALEMLRARFTGERAHIPGTENITADVTPEATALMREELAGPIGTPIDDYIRDAYGALSLADAVRRAAPGARVSVVTGCGVLDEEPADLPAAVAAAADADVVILALGGRAGWFTPRITEGEGCDTANIDLPANQVALVEAVAGTGTPCVGIVYTGRPMALTPIVGLLPALLYGYYGGQHASTAMADVLFGDVNPAGRLPVSIPRHSGQVPVYSGQPTGTGYRRTDQDMHQGYLDLPSRPLFPFGHGLSYTTFDYTDLAVSSPEVDSEGAVTVRLTVRNTGPRAGDEIVQLYFSDQATGVTRPARELVGFTRISLDAGAAATVTFTVPMSQLGYVALDGGFVLEPGPVQVLAGSSSDDIRLHGSFDVVGKVAELDGRRSFLSDVTVSDTRP, encoded by the coding sequence ATGACGTACGACGCCACGCTGACACCTGAGGCCCGAGCGGACGCGCTGCTGCGGACCATGACGGTGGAGGAGAAAGCGCAGCAGGTCACCGGGCTGATGCCGATCGGGCTTCTCGGCGTGGACGGCCTGGTCCAGGCGCAGGCCGAGCGTCTCCTGGGCACCGGGATCGGCCACATCGCGCCGCTCGGGATGCTCAGCCACCGCACGCCCGCGAACCTGGCGAAGGCTGTCAACGAGATCCAGCGTTTCCTCGTCACCCGGACCCGCCTGGGCATTCCCGCGCTCTTCCACGTGGAAGCGCTGAACGGTGTGGTGTCCCCCGGGCTGACCACGTTCCCGACCGCGATCGGGCTCGCGGCCACGTGGAACCCGGCGGGGGTGGCGGAGATGGCGGACGTCCTGCGACGGCAGGCCCGGGCCATCGGCCACCCGCTGGTCCTGTCCCCGGTGATGGATGTCGCCCGCGACGCCCGCTGGGGGCGGGTGCACGAGACCTACGGCGAGGACCCGTACCTGGTGTCCGCGATGAGCGTCGCGTTCGTCCGCGGCATCCAGGGCGACGACCCGCGCGAGGGCGTGATCGCGACCGGGAAGCACTTCCTCGGCTACGCCCTCACCGAAGCCGGGCAGAACATGGCCCGCACCGCCGTCGGGGCCCGGGAGCTGTACGAGGTGTACACCCGCCCGTTCGAGGCCGCGATCAGGCTCGCCGGCCTCGGGGCGGTGATGAACTCCTACAGCACCGTCGACGGCGTCCCGGTCGGCGCCAACCGGGAGATCCTCACCGGCCTGCTGCGGGACCGCCTCGGCTTCACCGGCACCGTCGTCTCCGACTACGAGACCATCCGTCACCTGTACAAGCGGCTCGGTGTCGCGCGGGACGCCGAGGATGCCGGCCGGCTCGCCCTCGCCGCGGGCCTCGACGTCGAACTGCCCGTCGCCGACGGCTACGGCCCCACGCTCGCGCGGGCGGTCCACGCCGGGACGGTTCCCGTCGACCAGCTGGACCAGGCCGTGTGGCGGGTCCTGCGGGACAAGTTCGCGCTCGGCCTGTTCGACCGGCCCTACTCCGACGAGGACCCCGTCGTGGTCAACGAGGTCGCCCGCCAGGGTGTCGACCTGTCCTACCGGCTCGCCCAGCAGTCGGTGACCCTGCTGGCGAACGACGGCACCCTGCCGCTGTCCCGGGACCTGCGCCGGATCGCGGTCGTCGGCCCGCACGCCGACGGGATCTCCTTCGCGTTCCCGCCCTATACCTACCCCGCCGCCCTCGAGATGCTCCGGGCCCGGTTCACCGGTGAACGGGCGCACATACCCGGCACCGAGAACATCACCGCTGACGTCACCCCCGAGGCGACCGCGCTGATGCGCGAGGAACTCGCCGGCCCCATAGGAACACCGATCGACGACTACATCCGCGACGCCTACGGCGCGCTGTCCCTCGCCGACGCCGTCCGGCGGGCCGCCCCCGGCGCGCGGGTGAGCGTGGTTACCGGCTGCGGGGTCCTCGACGAGGAGCCGGCCGACCTCCCGGCCGCGGTCGCCGCCGCCGCGGACGCCGACGTGGTGATCCTCGCCCTCGGCGGGCGGGCCGGCTGGTTCACCCCCCGGATCACCGAGGGCGAGGGCTGCGACACCGCGAACATCGACCTGCCGGCGAACCAGGTCGCGCTCGTCGAAGCGGTCGCCGGCACCGGAACCCCGTGCGTGGGCATCGTGTACACCGGCCGGCCGATGGCCCTGACCCCGATCGTCGGCCTGCTCCCGGCGCTGCTCTACGGCTACTACGGCGGTCAGCACGCCAGCACCGCCATGGCCGACGTCCTGTTCGGCGACGTCAACCCGGCCGGCAGGCTCCCGGTCTCCATCCCGCGGCACTCCGGGCAGGTGCCCGTGTACTCCGGCCAGCCGACCGGCACCGGCTACCGGCGCACCGACCAGGACATGCACCAGGGCTACCTCGACCTGCCATCCCGCCCGCTGTTCCCGTTCGGCCACGGGTTGAGCTACACGACCTTCGACTACACCGACCTCGCGGTCAGCTCGCCCGAGGTCGACAGCGAGGGCGCGGTCACCGTGCGGCTGACCGTCCGCAACACCGGCCCGCGGGCCGGCGACGAGATCGTGCAGCTCTACTTCTCCGACCAGGCCACCGGGGTCACCCGACCGGCCCGGGAGCTCGTCGGCTTCACCCGGATCAGCCTGGACGCCGGCGCGGCGGCGACCGTGACGTTCACCGTGCCCATGAGCCAGCTCGGCTACGTCGCTCTCGACGGCGGATTCGTTCTCGAACCCGGCCCCGTCCAGGTTCTCGCCGGCAGCTCCTCCGACGACATCCGCCTGCACGGCAGTTTCGACGTCGTCGGAAAAGTCGCCGAGCTGGACGGCCGCCGTTCCTTCCTCTCGGACGTCACCGTCAGCGACACACGCCCTTGA
- a CDS encoding ABC transporter permease subunit produces the protein MELPTTQLLFDGAVTGLVIGLLAVGIVLVHRSTRVINFAVANMGLVGSVLFALLTVRYNVPYWISLAIALLVGVLFGALVDLTVIRRLFAAPRVILLVATIGVAQLALTVVTSLPDLDDYPRESYPVPWSGSWSPVGGLTISGAQLSVLVTVPLVALALSLFLGRTVLGRTVKAAADNPELARLQGISPKTVSTAVWAVAGLIGTLCLILVSAQNQSLTQITTLGPTTLLRALAAAVIARMTSFRVALLAGVALGLGQSFIQFNWLDQPGLTDMTIFVVVLAAVFFVSRGRDTETSSFSFAPKIRPVPDRLRGLWWVRNLERAPLILLGLVAVVLPLLVTQPSRHLLYTVILGYAICAASITILTGWAGQLSLGQMAFAGLGALLAAALNRGLRLQVGGSVVALNALPFPAAVAIATVFTAALAAVVGAGALRVRGLLLAVSTFAFGIAAEQYLYRRDVFHDEGVNTASFPRDTAFGIDIVSQRAYYYLVLVVLVLVLLVVARLRRSGVGRTTIGVRDNPATAAAYTVAPTRVKLRAFALAGGIAGLGGSLLAGAVQNVPYADRYFLSPDSLILVSIVVIGGLGSVTGPLLGSLWVIGLPSFFPDNEIVPLLTSSLGLLILLLYFPGGLVQIGYSARDALLAWADGRLGATPPAKSVPAVPPALTRTTREPLPENTPVLETSDIRVRFGGRAAVDGVSLTVLPGEIVGLIGTNGAGKSTLMNAIGGFVPATGTVTLLGRDVSTASPAARARGGVGRTFQAAALFPELTVRETVQIALEARGRTGLPSTALHLPHTFRAERAKRSDADDLIGFLGLGRYADAFIADLSTGTRRIVELAGLLALDAQVLCLDEPTAGVAQRETEAFGPLIQEIRRELGAAMLVIEHDMPLIMSISDRVYCLETGQIIASGTPDAVRDDPRVVASYLGTDERAIERSGKAAAPPEEHHTPTDAVVPS, from the coding sequence ATGGAACTGCCCACCACCCAACTGCTCTTCGACGGCGCGGTCACCGGCCTGGTCATCGGCCTGCTCGCGGTCGGCATCGTGCTGGTCCACCGTTCCACCCGCGTCATCAACTTCGCGGTGGCGAACATGGGCCTGGTCGGCTCGGTTCTCTTCGCGCTGCTCACGGTGCGTTACAACGTGCCGTACTGGATCTCGCTGGCCATCGCACTGCTCGTGGGCGTGCTGTTCGGCGCCCTGGTGGATCTCACCGTGATCCGCCGGCTGTTCGCCGCGCCACGGGTGATCCTGCTGGTCGCGACCATCGGTGTCGCCCAGCTCGCGCTGACCGTCGTCACCTCCCTGCCCGACCTCGACGACTACCCGCGCGAGTCCTACCCGGTGCCCTGGTCGGGGAGCTGGTCCCCGGTCGGCGGCCTCACGATCAGCGGGGCGCAGCTCAGCGTCCTGGTCACGGTGCCGCTCGTCGCGCTCGCGCTCAGCCTGTTCCTGGGCCGGACCGTGCTCGGGCGGACGGTCAAGGCCGCCGCGGACAACCCCGAGCTCGCCCGCCTGCAGGGCATCAGCCCCAAGACCGTGTCGACGGCGGTCTGGGCGGTGGCGGGGCTGATCGGGACGCTGTGCCTGATCCTGGTCTCGGCGCAGAACCAGTCCCTGACCCAGATCACGACCCTCGGCCCCACCACCCTGCTCCGGGCCCTGGCCGCGGCGGTGATCGCCCGGATGACGTCGTTCCGCGTCGCGCTGCTCGCCGGGGTCGCGCTGGGGCTCGGCCAGTCGTTCATCCAGTTCAACTGGCTCGACCAGCCCGGCCTCACCGATATGACGATCTTCGTCGTGGTGCTGGCCGCGGTGTTCTTCGTCAGCCGCGGCCGGGACACCGAGACCTCGTCGTTCTCCTTCGCGCCGAAGATCCGGCCCGTGCCCGACCGGCTGCGCGGGCTGTGGTGGGTCCGCAACCTCGAACGCGCCCCCCTGATCCTGCTCGGCCTGGTCGCCGTCGTCCTTCCGCTGCTCGTCACCCAGCCGTCGCGGCACCTGCTCTACACCGTGATCCTCGGGTACGCGATCTGCGCCGCCTCGATCACGATCCTCACCGGCTGGGCCGGGCAGCTCTCCCTCGGCCAGATGGCGTTCGCCGGGCTGGGGGCGCTGCTCGCCGCCGCGCTCAACCGCGGCCTGCGCCTGCAGGTCGGCGGCTCGGTCGTGGCGCTGAACGCCCTGCCGTTCCCGGCGGCCGTCGCGATCGCCACGGTGTTCACCGCGGCCCTGGCGGCCGTGGTCGGAGCGGGCGCGCTGCGGGTGCGCGGGCTGCTGCTGGCCGTCAGCACCTTCGCGTTCGGGATCGCCGCCGAGCAGTACCTCTACCGCCGCGACGTGTTCCACGACGAGGGCGTCAACACCGCCTCGTTCCCCCGCGACACCGCCTTCGGGATCGACATCGTCAGCCAACGGGCCTACTACTACCTGGTCCTGGTCGTCCTGGTGCTGGTCCTGCTGGTGGTGGCCCGGCTGCGCAGGTCCGGGGTCGGGCGGACCACCATCGGGGTCCGCGACAACCCCGCCACCGCCGCCGCGTACACCGTGGCCCCCACCCGGGTGAAACTGCGCGCGTTCGCGCTCGCCGGCGGGATCGCCGGCCTCGGCGGCAGCCTGCTGGCCGGCGCCGTCCAGAACGTGCCCTACGCCGACAGGTACTTCCTCAGCCCCGACTCGCTGATCCTGGTCTCCATCGTGGTGATCGGCGGCCTCGGCTCGGTCACCGGCCCGCTGCTCGGCTCGCTGTGGGTCATCGGCCTGCCGTCGTTCTTCCCCGACAACGAGATCGTCCCGCTGCTGACGTCCAGCCTGGGTCTGCTGATCCTGCTGCTCTACTTCCCCGGCGGCCTGGTCCAGATCGGCTACAGCGCCCGCGACGCCCTCCTCGCCTGGGCGGACGGAAGGCTCGGCGCCACCCCGCCGGCGAAGAGCGTCCCGGCCGTGCCCCCGGCGCTCACCCGCACCACCCGCGAGCCGCTCCCGGAGAACACCCCCGTCCTCGAGACCAGCGACATCCGGGTACGCTTCGGCGGGCGGGCCGCCGTCGACGGCGTCTCGCTCACCGTCCTGCCCGGCGAGATCGTCGGCCTCATCGGCACCAACGGCGCCGGCAAGTCCACCCTGATGAACGCCATCGGCGGCTTCGTCCCCGCCACCGGCACCGTCACCCTGCTCGGCCGGGACGTCTCCACCGCCAGCCCGGCGGCCCGGGCCCGCGGCGGAGTCGGCCGCACCTTCCAGGCCGCCGCGCTGTTCCCCGAGCTCACCGTCCGCGAGACGGTCCAGATCGCGCTGGAGGCCCGCGGGCGCACCGGGCTGCCCTCCACCGCCCTGCACCTGCCACACACCTTCCGCGCCGAACGCGCGAAACGCTCCGACGCCGACGACCTCATCGGGTTCCTCGGCCTCGGCCGCTACGCCGACGCCTTCATCGCCGACCTGTCCACCGGCACCCGCCGCATCGTCGAGCTCGCCGGCCTGCTCGCCCTCGACGCCCAAGTTCTCTGCCTCGACGAACCCACCGCCGGCGTCGCGCAACGCGAGACCGAGGCGTTCGGCCCGCTCATCCAGGAGATCCGCCGCGAGCTCGGCGCCGCCATGCTCGTCATCGAACACGACATGCCGCTGATCATGAGCATCAGCGATCGCGTCTACTGCCTCGAAACCGGCCAGATCATCGCCAGCGGAACACCGGACGCCGTCCGCGACGACCCGAGGGTCGTCGCCAGCTATCTCGGTACGGACGAACGCGCCATCGAACGCAGCGGAAAAGCCGCGGCGCCCCCCGAGGAACACCACACGCCGACCGACGCGGTCGTGCCCTCGTAA
- a CDS encoding glycoside hydrolase family 2 TIM barrel-domain containing protein, producing the protein MIRSSFNDGWSFRRKTDAFLEILGRADAPWQDVRLPHDAMVGLERDGADTEAGQRGYYPSGEYQYRKTFFVPEEYRNRRVTLEFEGVYRNARVFINGDLAAQCAYGYSNFYVRTDHLLKYGSDNEIVVEARSGNDTRWYSGGGVYRNTKLIVGDLVHLALDGVRITTPAVDDDLAVVAVATEIQNESPVTRALEVVTEIVDADGTVVARDTAPVTTFIGDTLTLRQRLPVPRPELWGVERPYLYLCRTSVMADGVLLDQETTRFGIRTLTVDPRRGLRVNGEAVNLRGACVHHDNGVIGAATIDRAEQRRVEILKQAGFNAIRSSHHPMSKALLDACDQLGVLVIDELFDAWTRSKVSQDYALDFTTWWESDVQAMVDKDFNHPSVILYSIGNEIPETGTAAGAAISRRLAEKIRSIDSTRFVTNGVNGLLAGGPDLLASFAGESRKKDSESLDVNGFMTRFREFMPILMSSDIVGSKTAESMACLDVAGYNYLESRYEQDGAQFPNRVIVGTETYPADIDTNWRLVQDHSHVIGDFTWTGWDYLGEPGTGRIEYEGDSETTNSALNHQGGYPWLTAWCGDIDITGHRRPASYYREIVFGLRGKPYIAVHRPEHFGRAVRLAMWWSWSDSVSSWSWNGHEDRPVRLEVYSAADEIELLVNGRRVGTAPAGEKNRFRAEFETVYEPGEIVAVAYTGGHETGRTSLRSATGEVRLEAAADRTRITADDTDLAYVTLTLVDAAGNLHNTADRKVAVEVTGPAVLQGFGSADPRPTENFFDTVRTTFDGRALAVIRPTAPGPITVTATAEGCEPSTVRIEAEPAGPSAESH; encoded by the coding sequence TTGATCCGTTCATCCTTCAATGACGGCTGGTCCTTCCGCCGGAAGACCGACGCGTTCCTGGAGATCCTCGGCCGGGCCGACGCCCCCTGGCAGGACGTCCGGCTGCCCCACGACGCGATGGTGGGGCTCGAGCGCGACGGGGCCGATACCGAAGCGGGTCAGCGCGGCTACTACCCGAGCGGGGAATACCAGTACAGAAAGACGTTCTTCGTGCCGGAGGAGTACCGGAACCGACGGGTCACCCTCGAGTTCGAGGGTGTTTACCGAAATGCCAGGGTCTTCATCAACGGTGATTTAGCGGCGCAGTGCGCCTACGGCTACTCCAACTTCTACGTCCGCACCGATCACCTGCTGAAGTACGGCAGCGACAACGAGATCGTCGTGGAGGCGCGCAGTGGGAACGACACCCGCTGGTACTCGGGTGGCGGGGTCTACCGCAACACGAAGCTGATCGTCGGCGATCTGGTGCACCTCGCACTTGACGGGGTGAGGATCACGACTCCGGCCGTGGACGACGACCTCGCGGTGGTCGCGGTGGCGACCGAGATCCAGAACGAATCCCCGGTCACGCGGGCCCTCGAGGTGGTCACCGAGATCGTGGACGCCGACGGCACGGTCGTCGCCAGGGACACCGCTCCGGTCACCACGTTCATCGGCGACACACTCACCCTGCGCCAGCGGCTGCCCGTGCCACGACCGGAACTGTGGGGAGTGGAGCGGCCCTACCTCTACCTCTGCCGGACCAGCGTCATGGCGGACGGCGTGCTCCTGGACCAGGAGACCACGCGCTTCGGTATCCGCACGCTCACCGTCGATCCGCGGCGGGGCCTGCGCGTCAACGGCGAGGCGGTGAACCTGCGCGGCGCCTGCGTCCACCACGACAACGGAGTGATCGGCGCCGCGACCATCGACCGCGCCGAACAGCGCCGGGTCGAGATCCTCAAGCAGGCCGGCTTCAACGCCATCCGCAGCTCCCACCATCCGATGAGCAAGGCGCTGCTCGATGCCTGCGACCAGCTCGGCGTTCTCGTGATCGACGAGCTGTTCGACGCGTGGACCCGCTCGAAGGTGAGCCAGGACTACGCCCTCGACTTCACCACCTGGTGGGAGTCCGACGTGCAGGCGATGGTCGACAAGGACTTCAACCATCCCAGCGTCATCCTCTACTCGATCGGGAACGAGATCCCGGAGACGGGCACCGCCGCCGGCGCGGCGATCAGCCGCCGGCTCGCCGAGAAGATCCGCTCGATCGACAGCACCAGGTTCGTCACGAACGGTGTCAACGGCCTCCTCGCCGGCGGCCCCGACCTGCTCGCCTCCTTCGCCGGCGAATCCCGGAAGAAGGACAGCGAGAGCCTCGACGTCAACGGCTTCATGACGCGGTTCCGCGAGTTCATGCCGATCCTCATGAGCTCCGACATTGTCGGTTCCAAGACCGCCGAGTCGATGGCCTGCCTCGATGTCGCCGGCTACAACTACCTGGAGTCACGGTACGAGCAGGACGGGGCGCAGTTCCCCAACCGGGTGATCGTCGGAACCGAGACCTATCCCGCCGACATCGACACGAACTGGCGGCTCGTCCAGGACCACAGCCACGTCATCGGTGACTTCACCTGGACCGGCTGGGACTACCTCGGCGAGCCGGGGACCGGCCGGATCGAATACGAAGGCGACAGCGAGACCACGAATTCCGCACTGAACCACCAGGGCGGCTACCCGTGGCTGACGGCGTGGTGCGGTGACATCGACATCACCGGCCACCGCCGTCCTGCCTCCTACTACCGCGAGATCGTGTTCGGCCTGCGCGGCAAGCCCTACATCGCCGTCCACCGTCCCGAGCATTTCGGGCGGGCGGTCAGGCTGGCGATGTGGTGGTCGTGGAGCGACTCGGTCTCCAGCTGGAGCTGGAACGGCCACGAGGACAGGCCCGTGCGGCTCGAGGTGTACTCCGCGGCGGACGAGATCGAGCTCCTGGTCAACGGCCGGCGGGTCGGAACGGCCCCGGCGGGTGAGAAGAACCGGTTCAGGGCGGAGTTCGAGACCGTCTACGAGCCCGGCGAGATCGTGGCCGTCGCCTACACCGGCGGCCACGAGACCGGCCGCACCTCGCTGCGGTCCGCGACGGGCGAGGTCCGTCTCGAGGCGGCGGCCGACCGCACCCGCATCACCGCCGACGACACCGACCTCGCCTACGTCACCCTCACGCTCGTCGACGCGGCCGGCAACCTCCACAACACCGCCGACCGCAAGGTGGCCGTCGAAGTGACGGGACCCGCCGTGCTCCAGGGCTTCGGCAGCGCGGACCCCAGGCCGACCGAGAACTTCTTCGACACGGTCCGCACGACCTTCGACGGCCGGGCGCTCGCCGTCATCCGCCCGACGGCACCCGGCCCGATCACCGTCACCGCCACGGCGGAGGGCTGCGAGCCGTCCACCGTGCGCATCGAAGCCGAACCCGCGGGTCCCTCCGCCGAAAGCCACTGA
- a CDS encoding ATP-binding protein, producing MHYLFTVDWPVVVVSTPTDPATESAPAGVAPAAGVAAGLAAGLIEAEAERRTRQADSQREVLFADELLPGVGGERLSLRQGLAAGGSVTFLTLMTLSALDELESAALTTLAPDIRDAFGLSDGAIVFISAAAGAFLVLGALPMGWLADRCRRSRVIGWAGVVFSVMVLASGLAANAFLFFLARFGVGVAKSSNNSVHGSLLADTYPIGVRGRISAANFGAARTTGALSPLVVAGIATLAGGADGWRWPFLTLGLPALAVAVFAFRLPEPPRGQHEMKSVLGEVVEDTEPMPISVEAAFARLLRIRTVKTAIVAFSALGFSLFTTSVLANLWAEDHYGMSTFQRGLMGSLGGAALLVALPIVGPRYDRLYHRDPARAVALLGLCILPGAVLLPVQWFMPNWVGFMLASIPGAVFASVAFSMVGPVMQSVTPYRLRGLGLALAAVYMFFIGATGGAILSGLISNAYDPRVAVLVIGIPATAVGGLMMIRSASFVKNDLSLVVADLREELAERDRQRENPDTVPVLQVNNIDFSYGPVQVLFDVAFDVKKGETLALLGTNGAGKSTILKVICGLGTPSRGVVRLGGRTITYVSPEQRGKYGVHLLPGGKGVFPGMTVRENLEMAAFRMRRDAAGRDRRFGYVLGLFPDLESRQGQRAGSLSGGQQQMLALAMVLLHDPEVLLIDELSLGLAPVVVQDLLAILERLKQDGLTIIVVEQSLNIALAIADRAVFLEKGQVRFTGPARELAERDDLARAVFLGREGG from the coding sequence ATGCATTACCTGTTCACCGTTGACTGGCCGGTGGTCGTCGTGAGCACCCCCACCGATCCGGCGACGGAGTCGGCGCCGGCGGGGGTGGCGCCGGCGGCGGGGGTGGCGGCAGGGCTGGCAGCGGGGCTGATCGAGGCGGAAGCGGAGCGGCGGACGCGGCAGGCGGACTCGCAACGTGAGGTGTTGTTCGCGGACGAGCTGCTGCCGGGTGTGGGCGGTGAGCGGCTGTCATTGCGGCAGGGGCTGGCCGCCGGTGGTTCGGTGACGTTCCTGACGTTGATGACACTGTCGGCGCTGGACGAGCTGGAGTCGGCGGCGCTGACGACGCTGGCGCCCGACATCCGGGACGCGTTCGGGCTGAGCGACGGCGCGATCGTGTTCATCTCCGCGGCCGCCGGGGCGTTCCTCGTGCTCGGCGCGCTGCCGATGGGCTGGCTGGCGGACAGATGCCGGCGCTCCCGGGTCATCGGCTGGGCCGGGGTCGTCTTCTCGGTGATGGTCCTGGCGAGCGGACTGGCGGCGAACGCGTTCCTGTTCTTCCTGGCCCGGTTCGGTGTCGGGGTGGCGAAGTCGAGCAACAACTCGGTGCACGGCTCGTTGCTCGCCGACACATATCCGATCGGCGTCCGCGGGCGGATCTCCGCGGCGAACTTCGGCGCGGCGCGTACCACGGGCGCGCTCAGTCCCCTGGTGGTCGCGGGCATCGCCACGCTGGCGGGCGGGGCGGACGGCTGGCGTTGGCCGTTCCTGACCCTCGGCCTGCCGGCCCTGGCGGTGGCGGTCTTCGCGTTCCGCCTGCCGGAACCGCCGCGCGGCCAGCACGAGATGAAGTCGGTGCTGGGCGAGGTGGTCGAGGACACCGAGCCGATGCCGATCTCGGTCGAGGCGGCGTTCGCCCGGCTGCTGCGGATCCGCACGGTCAAGACCGCGATCGTCGCGTTCTCCGCGCTGGGTTTCAGCCTGTTCACCACGAGCGTGCTGGCGAACCTGTGGGCCGAGGACCACTACGGGATGTCGACGTTCCAGCGGGGCCTGATGGGCTCGCTCGGCGGCGCCGCGCTGCTGGTGGCCCTGCCGATCGTCGGGCCGCGCTACGACCGGCTCTACCACCGGGACCCGGCCCGGGCGGTGGCGCTGCTGGGGCTGTGCATCCTGCCGGGTGCGGTGCTGCTGCCGGTCCAGTGGTTCATGCCGAACTGGGTCGGATTCATGCTGGCCAGCATCCCGGGCGCGGTGTTCGCCTCGGTGGCGTTCTCGATGGTGGGCCCGGTGATGCAGTCGGTGACGCCCTACCGGCTGCGCGGGCTCGGCCTGGCGCTGGCAGCGGTCTACATGTTCTTCATCGGCGCGACCGGCGGCGCGATCCTCTCCGGACTGATCAGCAACGCCTACGACCCACGGGTCGCCGTGCTGGTGATCGGCATCCCCGCCACCGCGGTCGGCGGCCTCATGATGATCCGCAGCGCGTCGTTCGTGAAGAACGACCTGTCCCTGGTCGTGGCGGACCTGCGCGAGGAGCTCGCCGAACGCGACCGGCAGCGCGAGAACCCGGACACCGTCCCCGTGCTGCAGGTAAACAACATCGACTTCTCCTACGGGCCGGTCCAGGTCCTGTTCGACGTCGCCTTCGACGTGAAGAAGGGCGAGACCCTGGCGCTGCTGGGCACGAACGGCGCGGGCAAGTCCACCATTCTGAAAGTCATCTGCGGCCTGGGAACCCCGTCCCGCGGGGTGGTCCGCCTCGGCGGGCGGACCATCACCTACGTCTCCCCGGAACAGCGCGGGAAGTACGGCGTGCACCTGCTTCCCGGCGGCAAGGGTGTCTTCCCCGGGATGACGGTGCGGGAGAACCTGGAGATGGCCGCGTTCCGGATGCGCCGCGACGCCGCCGGCCGGGACCGGCGTTTCGGCTACGTGCTCGGCCTGTTCCCCGACCTCGAGAGCCGGCAGGGCCAGCGGGCGGGGTCGCTGTCGGGTGGGCAGCAGCAGATGCTGGCGCTGGCGATGGTGCTGCTGCACGACCCCGAGGTCCTGCTCATCGACGAGCTCTCCCTCGGGCTGGCCCCGGTGGTGGTGCAGGACCTGCTGGCGATCCTCGAACGCCTCAAACAGGACGGACTGACGATCATCGTCGTCGAACAGTCGCTGAACATCGCCCTCGCCATCGCCGACCGGGCCGTGTTCCTGGAGAAGGGCCAGGTCCGGTTCACCGGGCCGGCCCGCGAACTCGCCGAACGCGACGATCTCGCCCGCGCGGTGTTCCTCGGCCGGGAAGGCGGCTGA